GACCTCCTGAACGCGGATATCGGATGTCCGGAATCCACTTTCCGCCCCCTGCTGACGCCGAGGAATCGCCGAATGGACGCCAAGAGGGTGCAGGTGTACCCGGAATTTGGCGCGCCGGCGCTGACCGAAGGGGCAGTCCCGCGGATGCCATTTGGCCCATCGCCGGCGGGACGCCTGGCCCCTCGGACGCGCTGCGCGGGCGGCTCAGCGGGCTGCGGCGCAGATCAGGTGGCTGTTACGGGAGGCCCAGGCTACGAGCTGGGCCCGATTCTCCAACTCCAGGCGGCGCATCACCTTGCGGAGGTGGAACTTGACCGCGCTCTCGCTCAGGCCGAGCGCCAGGGCGATTTGCCTCGAGGTCTGGCCGGCCGCGGCGCGGGCGACGACATCCGCTTCGCGCGGGGTGAAGAGCGCCCTGCGCGCGTCTTCGGCCTGGCCGGCGGCCAGCGCCCGGAGCCTGGCGAGCAGCGGGCCGGTGAGGCGCGGGGGCAGCACGGCCTCGCCGCGACCGACGGCGAGCAGGCAGTCGATGAAGGTCTTCGGCTCCAAGTCTTTCAGAAGATAGCCGTTGGCCCCTGCCGTTATGGCGGCCACCAGGTCGTCCTCCGCCTCGGAGGCCGTGAGGACGACTACGCGAATTCCCGGCTCGCTCTTCTTCAGGGCCGCCGTAATGTCCACGCCGCTCATGGCGCCTGGAAGGGATACCTCAATGAGGATGACATCGGGCCTGGCCCCGAGGGCCATCGCCAGCGCCTCTTCGCCGCCGGCGGCCTCGCCTACGACCTCGAGGCCTGCTTCGCGCAAGAGAGCGGCGATGCCAGCGCGGACAAGGCAGTGGCCGTCGACGATGGCAATCCTCACCGGCTTGCTCCAGCGGACGGCGCGGCCATGCAGCGGCGGGGGACGCGCGCGGGCCGCGACATCCGGCCTCCTCAGCCGTCATAAGGCCGGCGCCCCAGCCAGATAAGTGCCGTTTGGGCCATCACGGACCTACCGAATGGCAGAGACCGGCACGAGTTGATGGGAGCCGCGCGATGGCCGCACGTACAGACGGCGGCCGTCGGTCTCGAAGCGGATGGCGCCATTCCGGTCCGTGCGGTACACGGGGACGCCGGCGAGTCGCAGCAGGGTCGTGGGCGAGGGATGCCCGTAGGGGTTGTTGTCGCCCGCCGAGATGACGGCGAGCGAGGGCCGGACGGCCGCGAGGAATTCGGGGCTGTTCGAGGTGTCGGAGCCGTGATGCGCGACCTTCAGGACCGTGGCCTGAAGGCTGCCAGTCGCGCCGAGCAGCGCCTCCTCCGCCTCCGAGGCAATGTCCCCGGTGAGGAGGAAGCTCACGCTGCCGTAAGTCAGACGGAGGACCAACGAGGCGTTGTTCAGGTCATCGCGAGTACCAGACAGGAGGCTGGAGGCAGGCCAGAGGACCTCCAGGCGCGCTGCGCCGAGACGGGCCGTTTCGCCGGCGGTGAGCGTGCGCAGCGCCGCGCGCTCCTCGCCCAACGCCTGCCGCCAGGCAAGGTAGGCCGGCAGGTCGCTGAAGCTGGCCCCGGCTGCGGCCGCGCGCACGTCGTAGCGCTCCACCGCGGCGACCAGGCCGCCGACGTGGTCCAGCTGCGGGTGCGTCAGGACAACGAGGTCGATCCGCCGCCGGCTTCCCATCTCGGCGCCGAGGGCGTTCAGCAGGGCCGGGCCCGAAGGTCCGCCGTCGACAAGAACCGTATGGCCCGACGGAGACCTGATGAGGACCGCGTCGCCCTGGCCGACGTCGAGCACGGTCACGACGAGGCGTCCCGGGTCCGGCGCCAGCGCGCGATACCACGCCGTGGCCGCCACGGCCAGCGCGAGGAGCGAGGCAGCGAGCGCCGGCGACAGGCGCAAGCGGCGCTCCTGCGCCGGCTCAGGCGGCCGCCGGCGCCAGAAGGCAAAGGCCACGAGCGCGAGGGCCGCATAGAGCGCGAGCGCCGCCTCGGCGGCGAAGCCTCGCACCTCCAGTGAGGCGCCCGGCAGGGCCGCGAAGCCGCGCG
This DNA window, taken from Dehalococcoidia bacterium, encodes the following:
- a CDS encoding response regulator transcription factor, encoding MRIAIVDGHCLVRAGIAALLREAGLEVVGEAAGGEEALAMALGARPDVILIEVSLPGAMSGVDITAALKKSEPGIRVVVLTASEAEDDLVAAITAGANGYLLKDLEPKTFIDCLLAVGRGEAVLPPRLTGPLLARLRALAAGQAEDARRALFTPREADVVARAAAGQTSRQIALALGLSESAVKFHLRKVMRRLELENRAQLVAWASRNSHLICAAAR
- a CDS encoding DNA internalization-related competence protein ComEC/Rec2, translated to RLVEGEGWLPERGRVLVTARPFPRFRYGDRLELRARLEVPQAAGFDYREYLARRGIVSVAAFPEIRRTESGSGSALTAAIIGFRDSLGSRLSHALPEPEAALARGILLGQRASIPRDVNEAFNAAGISHLIAISGSNVSLVAALAFAALTWPLGRRRAIIAAMALIAAFVVLVGASPSVLRAGVMAVFMLGSVLAGRPGSPITAVAFAAALLTAIEPLAALDVAFQLSFAATLGLVLLSPRMAAALSGAFGRVVPAPLALWLGESVAMTLASSLAVYPIIAANFERVSLAALPANILAVPLFGAVVVTSALTAVAGLAFESAAPIIGAFALLPLSLLLAVARGFAALPGASLEVRGFAAEAALALYAALALVAFAFWRRRPPEPAQERRLRLSPALAASLLALAVAATAWYRALAPDPGRLVVTVLDVGQGDAVLIRSPSGHTVLVDGGPSGPALLNALGAEMGSRRRIDLVVLTHPQLDHVGGLVAAVERYDVRAAAAGASFSDLPAYLAWRQALGEERAALRTLTAGETARLGAARLEVLWPASSLLSGTRDDLNNASLVLRLTYGSVSFLLTGDIASEAEEALLGATGSLQATVLKVAHHGSDTSNSPEFLAAVRPSLAVISAGDNNPYGHPSPTTLLRLAGVPVYRTDRNGAIRFETDGRRLYVRPSRGSHQLVPVSAIR